In a single window of the Longimicrobium sp. genome:
- a CDS encoding LytTR family DNA-binding domain-containing protein, protein MQASTEGQRASISFAGWRPFVLVLGGWSTVGVLYLVQQALATGLSGPMVFRRLLGPYTAAVLTPAVVYLARRFPLGTGRTGRNLAIHAAAGASISVGALSIIYLLDVAVGALEPIPLSRWLASTFHEGLTNYVVIVGAAHLLDARRLSSAHAARAHQAESLREEWAARLRARFRAALRRARKRQARALAARPSPAGHLMLKLADRAIFVSPAEVRWIQADGHYVLVHTTGGQTHMVRETLRGMEGRLGPAGFVRIHRSTLVNLEQVRELRPWFAGDSLVLLRDGTELRMSRRYGERLHRVLGSA, encoded by the coding sequence ATGCAAGCATCGACCGAGGGCCAGCGCGCCTCCATTTCCTTCGCCGGGTGGCGCCCGTTCGTACTGGTGCTGGGCGGATGGAGTACCGTGGGCGTGCTTTACCTGGTGCAACAGGCGCTCGCGACGGGGCTGAGCGGGCCCATGGTGTTCCGGCGGCTCCTGGGGCCCTACACCGCCGCCGTCCTGACCCCGGCGGTGGTGTACCTGGCGCGCCGGTTTCCACTGGGAACCGGCCGCACCGGCCGAAACCTGGCGATTCACGCAGCGGCCGGTGCCTCGATCAGCGTGGGCGCGCTCAGCATCATCTACCTGCTCGACGTGGCGGTGGGAGCCCTGGAACCGATTCCTCTCTCGCGGTGGCTGGCATCCACGTTTCACGAGGGACTCACGAACTACGTCGTAATCGTGGGCGCGGCACACCTGCTGGACGCCCGCCGGCTTTCCAGCGCGCACGCGGCGCGCGCTCACCAGGCGGAGTCGCTTCGCGAGGAGTGGGCTGCGCGGCTGCGGGCACGGTTCAGGGCGGCGCTGCGACGCGCCCGGAAGCGCCAGGCCAGGGCACTGGCGGCGCGGCCGTCGCCTGCCGGGCACCTGATGCTGAAGCTTGCGGACCGCGCCATCTTCGTGTCACCCGCCGAGGTACGCTGGATCCAGGCCGACGGCCATTACGTCCTCGTCCATACCACCGGGGGGCAGACGCACATGGTCCGTGAGACCCTGCGGGGCATGGAGGGGCGGCTGGGTCCCGCCGGGTTCGTTCGCATACACAGGTCTACGCTGGTGAACCTGGAGCAGGTGCGGGAACTGCGCCCCTGGTTCGCCGGCGACTCGCTCGTGCTGCTGCGCGACGGTACGGAGCTGCGAATGAGCAGGCGGTATGGAGAACGGCTGCACCGGGTGCTCGGCAGCGCCTGA
- a CDS encoding serine hydrolase, with translation MASAACAPGAATRPRFAPSSPTALEAALDSVIIDEMSRSHIPGAVVVVVRGGEVYLSKGYGYADLRDSVPVDPEQTIFRIGSISKVFTATALVQLADRGRLRLDEDVNAYLPGWKVPAPHGRPVTSEHLLGHTAGFDEINPGRKAARPQDVLPLSQFLRERLVPRFAPGEHISYSTYGIALAGHLVEQVSGDRLSAYMEREIFTPLEMHRSSVGLVPEALRADAAVGYAYGPGGYAPEEWEHFHTYPASDVNATAADMAKFMIAHLQGGRYGRGRILSESAAARMHRTHARNHPRLLGTAYGFFEGRLNGHPAIWHSGSMNGYAASMWLWPEQGTGVFIAANREVASLEQRVVRRVAARMLPRVDGLETEDTPWTRPRVRDDMGRFAGRYRWDAWCHSCTGERGYVPRTLEVTVSDDSTIAFWGGEWGQVEPLLFRLMNGQLDYGEMYVAFRADSAGRIVAMDNGPFRHERVEDAGVAARPSGDVQVDERVLAAYTGRYRLPDGLVVTVTREGGTLFGEAPGLSRLVLRARTPTVFTATELDAELIFSANAGQHASQFLLRRPGQPDVVAHRIE, from the coding sequence ATGGCATCCGCCGCCTGCGCCCCCGGAGCGGCCACTCGGCCCCGCTTCGCGCCCTCCTCCCCCACCGCGCTCGAGGCGGCTCTCGACTCGGTGATCATCGACGAGATGTCGCGATCGCACATCCCCGGCGCGGTCGTCGTCGTGGTGCGCGGCGGCGAGGTGTATCTCAGCAAGGGCTACGGGTACGCCGACCTGCGGGACAGCGTTCCCGTGGATCCTGAGCAAACGATTTTCCGCATCGGGTCCATCTCGAAGGTGTTCACGGCGACCGCGCTGGTGCAGCTGGCCGACCGCGGACGCCTTCGCCTGGACGAGGACGTGAACGCCTACCTGCCCGGATGGAAGGTCCCGGCGCCGCACGGCCGCCCCGTGACCTCCGAGCACCTGCTCGGCCATACGGCCGGCTTCGACGAGATCAACCCAGGCCGCAAGGCAGCCCGCCCCCAGGACGTTCTTCCCCTCTCGCAGTTCCTGCGAGAACGACTGGTGCCGCGTTTTGCGCCAGGCGAGCACATCAGCTACTCCACCTACGGCATCGCCCTGGCGGGGCACCTGGTCGAGCAGGTATCCGGCGACAGGCTGTCCGCCTACATGGAGCGGGAGATATTCACGCCGCTCGAGATGCACAGGAGCAGCGTAGGCCTGGTGCCGGAAGCGCTACGCGCGGACGCGGCCGTGGGATACGCCTACGGCCCCGGCGGGTACGCCCCTGAAGAGTGGGAGCACTTTCACACGTATCCTGCCTCGGACGTGAACGCTACCGCGGCCGACATGGCGAAGTTCATGATCGCCCACCTCCAGGGCGGGCGGTATGGCCGCGGACGCATCCTCTCGGAGTCGGCCGCGGCCCGGATGCACCGCACCCACGCCCGCAACCATCCGCGGCTGCTCGGAACCGCGTACGGCTTCTTCGAGGGGCGCCTGAACGGGCACCCGGCCATCTGGCATTCCGGCAGCATGAACGGCTATGCCGCCAGCATGTGGCTGTGGCCGGAGCAGGGCACGGGCGTGTTCATCGCGGCAAACCGCGAGGTCGCCAGCCTGGAGCAGCGAGTGGTGCGCCGGGTCGCCGCGCGGATGCTGCCGCGGGTGGACGGGCTGGAGACGGAGGACACCCCCTGGACCCGGCCGCGGGTGCGCGACGACATGGGCCGGTTCGCCGGCCGCTACCGCTGGGACGCATGGTGCCATAGCTGCACCGGTGAACGGGGCTACGTCCCACGGACGCTGGAGGTCACGGTTTCCGACGACAGCACGATCGCGTTCTGGGGGGGTGAGTGGGGGCAGGTGGAACCGCTGCTGTTCCGGCTGATGAACGGGCAACTGGACTACGGTGAGATGTACGTGGCCTTCCGCGCCGATTCCGCCGGGCGGATCGTGGCGATGGATAACGGCCCCTTTCGGCACGAGCGAGTGGAGGACGCGGGCGTCGCCGCCCGCCCGAGCGGGGACGTGCAGGTGGACGAGCGGGTCCTCGCCGCCTACACAGGGAGGTACAGGCTGCCCGACGGACTCGTGGTCACCGTCACTCGGGAGGGAGGCACGCTCTTCGGTGAAGCCCCCGGGTTGAGCCGGCTGGTGCTGCGGGCGCGGACGCCCACTGTGTTCACGGCCACGGAACTGGATGCGGAACTGATCTTTTCCGCGAACGCCGGCCAGCACGCATCGCAGTTTCTGCTTCGGCGGCCCGGGCAGCCGGACGTCGTGGCACACCGCATCGAATGA